The genomic interval CGTGGCAGTTGCCGGCGCCGGCGTTGAACAGCGTGTCGCCGCTGATCAGGCCCGGCCGGTCGCCGCGACAGAACAGGCACACGTGGCTCATGGTGTGGCCGGGGGTGTCGAGCACTTCCAGTTCGCCGGTCTTGCCGATGACGATGACGTCGCCGGCGTGCAGACCGCGGTCGATGCCGGGGATGCGATCCTTCGCGCCGGCATGGGCCAGCAGCTTGGCGCCGGTGGCGGCGATGATTTTTTCGTTGCCGCCGATGTGGTCCGGGTGCTCATGGGTGTTCAGCACCTGCGTGATGCGCCAGCCTTTCTCGGCGGCCCTGGCCAGCACCAGGTCGACTTCCAGGGGGTCCACGGCCAGCGCCTCGCCGGTGTCGGGGCAGCCGATCAGGTAGTGGAAGTTGCGGTAGCGGTTATCGGAATAGATTTGTTCGATGACCATGGTGATGTCTCGCGTTGTGCAGTGTCGGGGTGAGGAACATGGCCCTTGCGTAGGTTCGGCGCCGGGCGGGCGTACAGCCATTTTCGGATCAAGCTTATCGCGGCACGTCGTGGCAGGGGGTGATGCCGTGGGCATGTTGTTGAACTGGACTAACTGAACGTAAATTCATACTCGAGGTTTGCCGTGCGCACAATAAACATTCGCGAAGCCAAGACCCATCTGTCGAAACTGATCGACCAGGCGGTGCGTGGGCAAGCGTTTGTCATCGCCAAGGCTGGCAAGCCACTGGTCAAGGTCTGTCGGCTGGACGCTGCGGACGAAACGCCGCGCCAGCGTCTCGGGTTTCTGGCCGGGCAGATCGAGGTGCCGGACGACTTCGACCGCATGGGCGAAGCGCACATCGCGCAGTTATTTGGCGCAGACGAATGAAGCTGCTGCTCGTACCCACCTGCTGCTGTGGGCCGCGGGAACGCCCCAGCGCCTGTCGGGGCAAACGATCGCCCGGGCCAGGTTTCAAGGTCCGGCTTAGGTCACGGCGGCAGGGCTCAAGCCTGCATCAGCGCCCGTTCCTGCGTCAGGCAATCGGCAAAACTCGGCCGCGCCAGCGTGCGCGCCAGAAACTGCGTGAGTTTCGGAAAAGCCGCCGCGTCCACCTGTTCGCCGGCGTATTGCAGGTTCACGAACTGTGTCGCGACCGCTATGTCGCCCAGCGTCAGCGTCTTGCCACCCAGGGCACCGGTGGTGATCTGCTGTTCGAGGTAGCCGCACACCGCCGGCAGTTCGTGCAGGGCGGCGGCGACCTTGGCCTCGTCCACCGGCAGGCCGCGCAGCTTGCTCTTGACGATGCGCTCGAAGAACACACCCTCGGTGCAGACATGGAACAGCTTGCTGTCGGCGTACTCCTCCAGCCACAGTGCGGTGGCGTAGGCGGCCGGGTCGGCCGGCAGCAGGGCCGGCGTCGGGTAGCGTTTCTCGATGTAGGCGCAGATCACGCTCGAATCGGCCAGGCCGACGTGCTCGTCGCGAAAGGCCGGCACCTTGCCGAACGGGCTCAGGGCCCGGAACTCGGGGTCGTCGCTGCCTGGGAACACCGGATTCAGCTCGTACGGGATGTTCTTTTCCGCCAGCGCGACGCGCACCTTGCGCACGAACGGGGAAATCGGGGCACCGAATACGACGGTCATGACAAGGCTCTCCTCGGGTGGGTGAATGGCGCCGCCGTGTTGCGTGCGGCGATCAATCGTACGTGAGGCGACTGCGGCGCAGGTAGGCGTAGGTGCCGGCCAGGCCCGCCAGCAGCAGCGCGCCGGTGGCCAGAAACGCGCCCTTCAGGCCCAGCCCGTGCACCAGCCCGCCCAGCAGCACCGGCACGGCGAAGTAGCCCAGCCGGTTGAACAGCGTGCGCAGGCCGATTACCAGCCCGCGCTGGCTGGGGGCGGTCTGACGGCCGATGGCGGCCAGCAGCGTCGGCAGGCTGAGGCCCAGGCCCAGGCCATGCAGGGCGCTCAGCAGCCCGACCGCGAGCGGGGCGGTTACGAGCGGTACCGCGCTGATGGACAAGGTGGCCAGCACGATGGACCCGAACAGTACCGCGGTCATGGAACTGCGCCGGATGAGCTGTGCGGCCATGAGCGAACCGACCGAAACCGCCCCATTGATGCAGGCAAACATGAAGCCGATGCGCGCCGCCGAGAAGCCGATCTGGTCCAGGTGCACCGGGTAGAACGACGCATTGACGGCGGCTGACGACAGCCGCAGCAGGGTGAGCAGCATGACGATCAGCAGCGGCGCCTGCCACAGCAGCGGCAAGGCCTGTCGATAGGCGCCGCCGGTCACCTGCCACAGCGTGCCGACGCGCTCGTGTTCGCGGATGTCGGGCAGGGGCAGGGCCACCAGCGTCAGCAGTCCGCCCCACATGGCCATCAGCAGGAAACCGGCGCCCAAGCCCTGCCAGCTGACCAGCGCGCCGGCCGCCAGCGGCGCCAGCAACATGCCGATGCTGCCGGCAAAGGAAAATCGGCCCATGAAGCTGTTGCGCTCGCCGGTTGGCGTGGCGCGGATGGCGTAGGACTGCGCCGACAGCCAGCTCATGCTGCGCGCCAGTCCGCCCAGCAACTGCAGGCCACAGGCGCTCAGGAAGCCGCCGGCCAGCGGATACAGGGCCGCCGTCAGGCCGGCGCCGAGACCCGCCCACAGCATGATTCGCCGGTCGCCGT from Immundisolibacter sp. carries:
- a CDS encoding MBL fold metallo-hydrolase, whose translation is MVIEQIYSDNRYRNFHYLIGCPDTGEALAVDPLEVDLVLARAAEKGWRITQVLNTHEHPDHIGGNEKIIAATGAKLLAHAGAKDRIPGIDRGLHAGDVIVIGKTGELEVLDTPGHTMSHVCLFCRGDRPGLISGDTLFNAGAGNCHGGGHPEYLYRTFAEQLAKLPDATVVYPGHDYIANNLKFTLDREPTNPRAGALLAQVEQQDPHAARLTTLGEEKEVNTFFRLNNPTVIARLREAFPDLPDQPSPKDVFLRLRELRNKW
- a CDS encoding type II toxin-antitoxin system prevent-host-death family antitoxin; the protein is MRTINIREAKTHLSKLIDQAVRGQAFVIAKAGKPLVKVCRLDAADETPRQRLGFLAGQIEVPDDFDRMGEAHIAQLFGADE
- a CDS encoding glutathione S-transferase family protein, producing the protein MTVVFGAPISPFVRKVRVALAEKNIPYELNPVFPGSDDPEFRALSPFGKVPAFRDEHVGLADSSVICAYIEKRYPTPALLPADPAAYATALWLEEYADSKLFHVCTEGVFFERIVKSKLRGLPVDEAKVAAALHELPAVCGYLEQQITTGALGGKTLTLGDIAVATQFVNLQYAGEQVDAAAFPKLTQFLARTLARPSFADCLTQERALMQA
- a CDS encoding MFS transporter, with the protein product MSPTLPAGAPLRPLQRALVYASAFFGITTESLIGMLLPLWALDRGLPPAQLGIAVALASLSPLLLAVPAGALCDRYGDRRIMLWAGLGAGLTAALYPLAGGFLSACGLQLLGGLARSMSWLSAQSYAIRATPTGERNSFMGRFSFAGSIGMLLAPLAAGALVSWQGLGAGFLLMAMWGGLLTLVALPLPDIREHERVGTLWQVTGGAYRQALPLLWQAPLLIVMLLTLLRLSSAAVNASFYPVHLDQIGFSAARIGFMFACINGAVSVGSLMAAQLIRRSSMTAVLFGSIVLATLSISAVPLVTAPLAVGLLSALHGLGLGLSLPTLLAAIGRQTAPSQRGLVIGLRTLFNRLGYFAVPVLLGGLVHGLGLKGAFLATGALLLAGLAGTYAYLRRSRLTYD